In Sebastes fasciatus isolate fSebFas1 chromosome 15, fSebFas1.pri, whole genome shotgun sequence, a genomic segment contains:
- the LOC141783041 gene encoding uncharacterized protein LOC141783041: MVSSRTSQPEAIMPEFNVRRVVSKLLNSFFKGMTADQWGFLKSGSPDDATMTMMGELLLDMTAALTKAFLKSLGSRTLASEDDVQINLGNTISQGFAEALGVDVSVQCPSSKSLTTLISEEVSESVRSALSSPEGIVQRLTPPSRLNNMILHACKMCQTFIGKMKSVFSPRPRKQRTICEESDVEPEPSDAEDRHAATPSSDVVIAMKDITYVTIIIKKQLNDITEPLLVDVPDSEYMLLQSQNSREIEDVAEEIARSIAEDAVRQTPSAQKSKRSKKSIGSKIKKLLAKCFAKTCIHRIVAQMTKRFHRGSKVHSRESAKSLTKKINDLMKQPENRDLLGLGTPLLNIPPGRVLEFTKVLSDLLYTHITHGPEIIPEPVIRANMRADLQRKVLGFLCLARWWQIFQSDDLVDNMRHAILGTKPRAKKPLAIAAPPAPVSVTKSRDDSARRARNEQKKNCVEVILERLVTRIFKKAKVTWTLSNVQDIIQRLFEQTWAEVEGLDFDSSPETMENLEKAIYRDLIKTWGNAMWVLVSLKGGQPAVGERIASAVKGHLMAPPRQRSCMCRCFSSMLTAMTRW, translated from the coding sequence ATGGTATCATCAAGAACTTCCCAGCCAGAAGCCATCATGCCCGAGTTCAACGTCCGTCGCGTTGTTTCCAAGCTGCTCAATTCCTTCTTTAAGGGGATGACGGCTGATCAGTGGGGATTTTTGAAATCCGGCAGCCCCGACGACGCCACTATGACCATGATGGGAGAGTTGCTGTTGGACATGACAGCGGCCTTGACAAAAGCTTTCCTGAAATCTCTCGGGAGCAGGACCCTGGCATCTGAGGACGACGTCCAAATCAATCTGGGAAACACAATCTCTCAGGGTTTTGCCGAAGCTCTGGGCGTCGACGTCTCGGTTCAGTGTCCGAGCTCCAAAAGCTTGACGACATTGATCTCTGAAGAGGTTTCAGAGAGCGTCCGAAGTGCCCTCTCCAGCCCCGAGGGCATAGTTCAGCGCCTCACTCCTCCCAGCAGACTCAACAACATGATTCTGCACGCCTGCAAAATGTGCCAGACGTTCATCGGCAAGATGAAGTCGGTGTTCTCGCCTCGACCGCGCAAGCAGAGGACCATCTGCGAGGAATCAGATGTGGAACCGGAACCCTCAGACGCCGAAGACCGCCATGCGGCGACGCCTTCATCGGATGTCGTGATTGCGATGAAAGACATCACGTATGTCACAATCATCATCAAGAAGCAGTTGAACGACATCACCGAACCTCTCTTGGTTGACGTGCCGGACTCCGAGTACATGCTGCTGCAGTCTCAAAACTCTCGGGAGATTGAAGACGTCGCGGAAGAAATCGCTCGGAGTATCGCCGAAGATGCTGTAAGACAGACTCCGTCGGCGCAGAAGAGCAAACGCTCCAAGAAAAGCATCGGAAGCAAAATTAAGAAGCTTTTGGCAAAGTGCTTTGCCAAAACGTGCATCCATCGCATCGTGGCACAGATGACAAAAAGATTCCACCGGGGCTCCAAAGTTCACAGCCGAGAGTCGGCAAAGTCTCTCACGAAGAAGATTAACGATCTGATGAAACAACCAGAAAACCGCGATCTTCTGGGACTCGGCACTCCGCTCCTAAACATTCCCCCCGGTCGAGTCTTGGAGTTCACAAAGGTCTTAAGTGAtctcctctacacacacatcacacatggGCCAGAGATCATCCCCGAGCCGGTGATACGTGCCAACATGCGCGCCGACTTGCAGCGGAAGGTGCTCGGTTTCCTGTGtctggccagatggtggcagaTCTTTCAGTCCGACGACCTCGTCGACAATATGAGACACGCCATACTGGGCACTAAGCCCAGGGCCAAGAAACCTTTGGCAATCGCTGCACCGCCTGCCCCGGTATCCGTGACGAAGAGTCGTGATGACTCTGCACGGCGAGCGCGGaacgaacaaaaaaaaaactgcgtcGAGGTGATCTTGGAGAGGCTGGTCACGCGGATCTTCAAGAAGGCAAAAGTGACCTGGACCCTTTCAAACGTCCAGGACATCATCCAGCGCCTTTTTGAACAAACGTGGGCCGAAGTCGAGGGTCTCGATTTTGATTCCAGCCCAGAAACAATGGAAAACCTCGAAAAGGCCATTTACCGGGACCTGATTAAGACGTGGGGCAATGCGATGTGGGTGCTGGTGTCCTTGAAAGGGGGTCAACCGGCAGTCGGAGAGCGTATCGCCTCCGCCGTCAAAGGTCACCTGATGGCACCACCGAGACAGAGGTCCTGCATGTGCAGGTGCTTCTCTTCTATGCTCACTGCCATGACGAGGTGGTAA